From Flavobacterium sp. 102, a single genomic window includes:
- a CDS encoding biopolymer transporter ExbD has product MNLRGRNRVSPEFNMSSMTDIVFLLLIFFMLTSTMVTTNALDLVLPKAKGKTDSNKSISISINKDLQFYIDKTPIEESSIEAQLLSLTAKNKDMPIILRAEEGVPIEKAVYVMDIANRNQMKIVLAVRPK; this is encoded by the coding sequence ATGAATTTAAGAGGTAGAAATAGAGTTAGTCCTGAATTCAATATGTCGTCAATGACGGATATCGTATTCCTTTTATTGATTTTCTTCATGTTGACATCCACTATGGTTACCACTAATGCTTTGGATTTAGTTTTGCCTAAAGCAAAAGGAAAAACTGACAGTAATAAAAGCATCTCAATTAGCATTAACAAAGACTTACAATTCTATATTGATAAAACACCTATAGAAGAAAGTTCCATTGAGGCACAATTATTGTCACTGACTGCTAAAAATAAAGATATGCCTATTATTCTTCGCGCAGAAGAAGGCGTACCTATTGAAAAAGCCGTTTATGTAATGGATATTGCCAATAGAAATCAAATGAAGATTGTATTGGCCGTAAGACCTAAATAA
- a CDS encoding acyl-CoA dehydrogenase family protein, translating into MDFNLTEEQLMIQQAARDFAQAELLPGVIERDEHSKFPTEQVKMMADLGFLGMMVDPKYGGAGLDSVSYVLAMTEIAKVDASAAVIMSVNNSLVCAGMEKYCSEEQKMKYLVPLAKGEVIGAFCLSEPEAGSDASSQKTTAKDMGDYYLLNGTKNWITNGGTASTYLVIAQTDVEKGHKGINAFIVEKGWAGFEVGPKEKKMGIRGSDTHSLMFTDVKVPKENRIGADGFGFNFAMNVLNGGRIGIASQALGIATGAYELALKYSHERKAFGKEIFKHQAIAFKLADMYVKITAAKLLIMKAACEKDEGKDIAHSGAMAKLYASEIALEVANEAVQIHGGNGYVAEYHVERMMRDSKITQIYEGTSEIQRIVISRGLVS; encoded by the coding sequence ATGGATTTTAATTTAACCGAAGAGCAGTTAATGATTCAACAAGCCGCAAGAGATTTTGCTCAGGCGGAATTATTACCCGGCGTAATAGAAAGAGACGAACACTCTAAGTTTCCAACCGAGCAAGTCAAAATGATGGCGGATTTAGGATTCTTAGGAATGATGGTAGATCCAAAATATGGCGGCGCCGGATTAGACAGTGTTTCTTATGTTTTGGCGATGACCGAAATTGCCAAAGTGGATGCCTCGGCAGCAGTAATCATGTCGGTCAACAATTCACTGGTGTGTGCCGGAATGGAAAAATACTGTTCGGAAGAACAAAAAATGAAATATTTAGTGCCTTTGGCCAAAGGGGAAGTAATCGGAGCATTCTGTTTGTCAGAGCCGGAAGCCGGAAGTGATGCAAGTTCGCAAAAGACAACCGCCAAAGATATGGGCGATTATTACTTATTAAACGGTACAAAAAACTGGATCACTAATGGTGGAACTGCTTCAACTTATTTAGTAATTGCACAAACCGATGTCGAAAAAGGACACAAAGGAATCAATGCTTTTATCGTTGAAAAGGGTTGGGCAGGTTTCGAAGTCGGACCAAAAGAAAAGAAAATGGGAATCCGCGGAAGCGATACACATTCGTTAATGTTTACAGATGTAAAGGTTCCAAAAGAAAACAGAATCGGAGCAGACGGTTTCGGTTTCAACTTCGCTATGAATGTATTAAACGGCGGAAGAATCGGGATTGCTTCTCAAGCTTTGGGAATCGCAACCGGTGCTTACGAATTAGCGTTGAAATATTCACACGAGCGCAAAGCTTTTGGTAAAGAAATCTTCAAACACCAAGCGATTGCATTCAAATTGGCGGATATGTATGTAAAAATCACGGCAGCCAAATTATTAATCATGAAAGCGGCTTGCGAAAAAGATGAAGGAAAAGACATTGCACATTCAGGCGCCATGGCAAAATTATACGCTTCTGAAATTGCTTTAGAAGTAGCCAATGAAGCGGTTCAAATTCACGGAGGAAACGGTTATGTAGCCGAATACCATGTTGAAAGAATGATGAGAGATTCTAAAATCACTCAGATTTATGAAGGAACTTCTGAGATTCAAAGAATTGTAATTTCGAGAGGTTTGGTTTCTTAA
- a CDS encoding T9SS type A sorting domain-containing protein, producing the protein MTAKLLLAFLSIGFFNAYAQQEAIDYVSNLAEPSAMVSQGTTLYVQGIGNIYKINTTVPDPNPTVIYTAPTDFYMTNLTISGTNMYISEENYSESTDTFLGCRIISLDLTNLTAPANVIYTTMQYVSSLTANGSFIYFSSETDPDGEDNFTVQIHRINTAVVNPTATVLVSNLSSNYEARDMTFYNNNLLISVGGEGKVFGFDTTVAPIVVSEYFSGLNFNKGIFVNGSSIFVTEGNLVGTKNLNTANALTYVAKNTTYQDINGTPFNANFRDVVLIGDKLYMTLLNQGKVVVIQDADLSTTDFDNLNTISIYNSKTTLTVSGLESSQNATIYNISGQKIISAKLSEVENSIDINVLRSGIYILKIDSHNKAFKFVK; encoded by the coding sequence ATGACAGCAAAACTACTATTAGCATTTTTAAGTATCGGATTTTTCAACGCCTATGCACAACAGGAAGCGATTGATTATGTATCTAATTTAGCCGAACCATCAGCAATGGTTTCCCAAGGAACGACATTGTATGTACAGGGAATCGGAAATATATACAAAATAAATACGACAGTTCCTGATCCTAATCCAACGGTTATATACACCGCACCTACAGATTTTTACATGACCAATCTGACCATCAGCGGTACTAATATGTATATCTCGGAAGAAAATTATTCTGAATCTACAGATACTTTTTTGGGTTGCAGGATTATATCATTGGATTTAACTAATCTGACAGCTCCGGCAAATGTAATTTACACCACGATGCAGTATGTATCTTCTTTGACAGCTAATGGATCTTTTATTTATTTTTCAAGCGAAACTGATCCGGACGGTGAGGATAACTTTACGGTTCAAATTCATAGAATAAATACAGCTGTCGTTAACCCTACAGCCACAGTTTTAGTGAGTAATCTTAGTTCAAATTATGAGGCTAGAGATATGACTTTTTATAATAATAACTTGCTTATATCTGTAGGTGGCGAGGGCAAGGTTTTTGGATTTGATACTACAGTTGCTCCGATTGTGGTATCTGAATACTTTAGCGGGCTAAATTTTAATAAAGGAATTTTCGTAAATGGCTCAAGTATATTCGTTACTGAGGGAAATCTTGTAGGAACAAAAAACCTTAATACTGCAAATGCATTAACCTATGTAGCCAAAAATACTACTTACCAAGATATTAACGGAACCCCATTTAACGCTAATTTTAGAGATGTTGTTTTGATTGGAGATAAACTCTACATGACTTTGCTCAACCAAGGAAAAGTGGTTGTAATACAAGATGCTGATTTATCTACAACTGATTTTGACAACTTAAATACTATTTCTATTTATAATTCCAAAACAACCCTTACTGTAAGCGGATTAGAAAGTAGCCAAAACGCAACAATTTATAATATATCTGGTCAGAAAATAATTTCTGCTAAACTTTCGGAAGTCGAAAACAGTATTGATATTAATGTATTACGCAGCGGTATTTACATACTAAAAATAGACAGCCACAATAAAGCTTTTAAATTTGTCAAATAA
- a CDS encoding energy transducer TonB — MKFLETKEEKKSFGITTVIFVILLLLCFFFGLTYMDPPPENGIAINFGTSDVGQGEVQPLEPVKSSPQPEYTPPQEAVEDEVATQDNSDAPVIKKTDAKKPVKEVKEVVKPKPTLSKTTTSALESLINGPKTTGAEASHGNDNLPGDKGDPNGDRYANSFFGSGTGNGSGNGTSWGLKGRKLSSPAKEVQDCNEYGKVVVKIWVNRQGNVIKAERSQGTDNTSPCLVNPALSAARKFKWQSDSNAPETQIGFIVINFKLGE; from the coding sequence ATGAAGTTTTTAGAAACCAAAGAAGAGAAAAAATCATTTGGCATCACAACGGTAATTTTTGTGATACTGCTTCTGTTGTGTTTCTTTTTTGGATTAACTTATATGGATCCGCCGCCGGAAAATGGCATTGCCATCAACTTTGGCACTTCCGATGTTGGTCAAGGCGAAGTACAACCGCTTGAACCGGTAAAATCTTCACCACAGCCGGAATATACTCCGCCACAAGAAGCGGTGGAAGATGAAGTAGCGACACAAGACAATTCTGATGCTCCGGTTATCAAGAAAACGGATGCAAAAAAGCCCGTAAAAGAAGTTAAGGAAGTCGTTAAACCCAAACCAACTTTATCAAAAACTACGACTAGTGCTTTGGAGAGTTTGATTAACGGCCCAAAAACAACCGGTGCTGAAGCCAGTCACGGCAATGATAATTTACCAGGAGATAAAGGCGACCCAAACGGTGACCGTTATGCCAATAGTTTTTTCGGTAGCGGAACGGGAAATGGATCCGGCAACGGAACCAGTTGGGGTTTAAAAGGAAGAAAATTAAGTTCTCCCGCTAAAGAAGTACAAGACTGTAATGAGTATGGAAAAGTGGTGGTTAAAATTTGGGTAAACCGTCAAGGAAATGTAATCAAAGCTGAGCGCTCTCAAGGAACCGACAACACAAGTCCTTGTTTAGTAAATCCGGCACTATCTGCGGCGCGAAAATTCAAATGGCAATCCGATAGTAACGCTCCGGAAACACAAATCGGATTTATTGTTATCAATTTCAAATTAGGAGAATAG
- a CDS encoding MotA/TolQ/ExbB proton channel family protein: MSLFLQADSLSVAKDALAEVAPVEKTISIWELLTSGGLAGQIIMIALFVMLFFALYLYFERLMAINAASKIDNNFMMQIKDHISNGRIDSAKMLCASTNSPVSRLIQKGISRIGNRLEDINTAIENAGKLEIYRLEKNTSMLATIAGAGPMTGFLGTVVGMIMAFHKMASGGGQIEVGALAEGIYTAMTTTVVGLIVGLIAYIGYNHLVVKTDKVVHLMELNGVEFFDLLNEKK, encoded by the coding sequence ATGAGTTTATTTCTTCAAGCCGACTCACTTTCAGTAGCCAAAGATGCTTTAGCAGAAGTAGCACCCGTTGAGAAAACCATTTCTATTTGGGAACTTTTAACCAGTGGCGGCTTAGCCGGGCAAATCATCATGATCGCCTTATTTGTCATGCTTTTCTTTGCGCTTTATTTGTATTTTGAAAGGCTAATGGCCATTAATGCAGCTTCTAAAATAGACAACAATTTTATGATGCAAATTAAAGATCACATCTCTAACGGCAGAATCGATTCGGCCAAAATGTTATGTGCTTCCACCAATTCTCCTGTATCCAGATTAATACAAAAAGGGATTTCCAGAATTGGCAATCGATTAGAGGATATTAATACCGCTATTGAAAACGCCGGAAAATTAGAAATTTACCGTTTGGAAAAAAACACCAGTATGCTTGCGACTATAGCAGGAGCAGGTCCAATGACCGGATTCTTAGGAACGGTAGTCGGAATGATTATGGCTTTTCATAAAATGGCCAGTGGTGGAGGACAAATTGAAGTGGGTGCTTTGGCAGAAGGAATTTATACTGCCATGACGACTACTGTTGTTGGACTAATCGTTGGTTTAATTGCCTACATCGGGTACAACCACTTAGTGGTAAAAACAGACAAAGTAGTTCACTTAATGGAGCTGAACGGCGTTGAGTTTTTTGACTTACTAAACGAAAAGAAATAA
- a CDS encoding Crp/Fnr family transcriptional regulator: protein MYEELKYWYLRDHKLFWTLSMSQIKQLCIITGFKKAKKGDIIYFSSSDLPRVFLLKKGNIKIVSVDEDGNETIKDIIEKGDLFGELELDSDRNSNEYAKALTDDIIICSFLLSDFEDLLLRNPSLALSYTKFVGLKLKRIKNNYANLVSKDAKTRLLTFIKDWAERDGKKDGNRITIQNYLTQNDIAQIICTSRQTATVLLNELEENGLMHYGRKEIIIEDISKLT from the coding sequence ATGTATGAAGAGTTAAAATATTGGTATCTCCGCGATCATAAATTGTTTTGGACACTAAGCATGTCACAAATCAAGCAGTTGTGCATTATAACCGGTTTTAAAAAAGCCAAAAAAGGCGATATCATTTACTTTTCTTCTTCGGATTTGCCTAGGGTTTTTTTGCTTAAAAAAGGCAATATCAAAATTGTCTCTGTCGATGAAGACGGTAACGAAACTATTAAAGATATTATCGAGAAAGGCGATTTATTTGGCGAACTCGAACTCGATAGCGACAGAAACTCCAACGAATATGCTAAAGCCTTAACGGACGATATCATCATTTGTAGTTTTCTACTATCTGATTTTGAAGATTTGTTGTTGCGCAATCCAAGTTTGGCACTGTCTTACACCAAGTTTGTCGGACTAAAATTAAAACGCATCAAAAACAACTACGCCAATTTGGTTTCCAAAGACGCCAAAACCAGATTACTCACTTTTATCAAAGATTGGGCAGAGCGCGATGGTAAAAAAGACGGCAATAGAATCACGATTCAAAATTACCTTACGCAAAATGACATCGCTCAAATCATCTGTACTTCACGCCAAACCGCTACCGTTTTATTAAATGAATTAGAAGAAAATGGCTTGATGCATTACGGCAGAAAAGAAATTATTATAGAAGACATTTCGAAGTTAACTTAA
- a CDS encoding Glu/Leu/Phe/Val dehydrogenase dimerization domain-containing protein: protein MKELLKKFENKEPEIVFNWKDAETEAEGWTVINSLRGGAAGGGTRMRKGLDMNEVLSLAKTMEVKFSVSGPAIGGAKSGINFDPNDPRKKGVLQRWYKAVSPLLKSYYGTGGDLNVDEIHEVIPFTEECGVWHPQEGVFNGHFKPTEADKINRIGQLRHGVIKVIENPKFSPDVLRKYTVADMITGFGVAEAVRHYYNIYGGDVQGKKAIVQGFGNVGSAAAFYLAEMGAKVVGIIDRDGGVINEEGFSFEEIKMLFLNKDGNKLVAQNMIPFAEINEKIWTLGADIFAPCAASRLVTKDQIDNLIANGLDVISCGANVPFADKEIFFGSIMEETDSKVSLIPDFISNCGMARVFAYFMEKKVQMTDEAIFYDISETIKKALDKAYALNSDKKNISATAFEIALKQLV, encoded by the coding sequence ATGAAGGAATTATTAAAAAAATTCGAAAACAAAGAACCCGAAATAGTATTCAACTGGAAAGACGCTGAGACAGAAGCCGAAGGATGGACTGTAATTAATTCACTTCGCGGTGGTGCAGCCGGTGGCGGAACCCGAATGAGAAAAGGATTAGACATGAATGAAGTATTGTCTTTGGCGAAGACTATGGAAGTAAAATTCTCTGTTTCCGGTCCGGCGATTGGTGGTGCGAAATCGGGAATCAACTTTGACCCAAATGACCCGCGTAAAAAAGGCGTGTTGCAACGTTGGTACAAAGCGGTTTCTCCTTTGCTAAAAAGTTATTACGGAACCGGTGGCGATTTGAATGTTGACGAAATCCACGAAGTAATTCCGTTTACGGAAGAATGCGGTGTTTGGCATCCGCAAGAAGGTGTTTTCAACGGCCATTTCAAACCAACAGAAGCTGATAAAATCAACAGAATCGGACAATTGCGTCACGGTGTAATTAAGGTAATCGAAAACCCGAAATTCTCTCCGGATGTACTGCGAAAATATACTGTAGCCGATATGATTACCGGTTTTGGTGTTGCCGAAGCGGTTCGTCATTACTATAACATTTACGGTGGCGATGTACAAGGTAAAAAAGCGATTGTGCAAGGTTTTGGAAATGTAGGTTCGGCTGCTGCTTTTTATTTGGCCGAAATGGGCGCCAAAGTTGTCGGAATCATCGACAGAGATGGTGGTGTGATTAACGAAGAAGGTTTCTCTTTTGAAGAAATCAAAATGTTGTTCTTGAATAAAGATGGTAATAAATTGGTAGCCCAAAATATGATTCCGTTTGCCGAAATCAATGAAAAAATTTGGACATTAGGTGCTGATATTTTTGCACCATGTGCGGCTTCAAGATTGGTAACCAAAGACCAAATCGATAACTTAATTGCTAACGGATTGGATGTGATTTCTTGTGGTGCGAATGTTCCGTTTGCCGATAAGGAAATATTTTTTGGCTCGATTATGGAAGAGACAGACAGCAAAGTAAGTTTGATTCCTGATTTTATTTCGAATTGTGGTATGGCGAGAGTTTTTGCCTATTTCATGGAGAAAAAAGTACAAATGACTGACGAAGCCATCTTCTACGACATTTCAGAAACGATTAAAAAAGCCTTGGATAAAGCCTACGCTTTGAATTCCGACAAGAAGAATATCAGTGCGACAGCTTTTGAAATTGCACTGAAACAATTGGTATAA
- a CDS encoding anhydro-N-acetylmuramic acid kinase gives MLKESYTVIGVMSGTSLDGVDLAHINFTVLKDKWQYKILESETVSYNDDWLNKLRTAVDFSKAELKQLNQDYTILLGNIIKDFINKHKITHLDAVCSHGHTVLHQPQNGYTLQIGNLKEMAKIVGETIVCDFRVQDVKLGGQGAPLVPIGDRILFSEYDYCLNLGGFSNVSFEQDGKRIAFDISPVNTVLNFYANKLGLAYDDKGNIARSGETDMTLLEELDNLSYYQKPYPKSLGFEFVKSIVLPLMESYDISLEDKMHTFIKHIAKQTAFALPERKGKMLVTGGGAYNTFLLESMQDYLPELSLIVPDAKTLEYKEALIFGLLGVLKLRKEINVLSSVTGAKKDHSSGSIFT, from the coding sequence ATGTTGAAAGAAAGTTATACCGTTATCGGCGTCATGTCGGGCACATCATTGGATGGCGTTGATTTGGCACACATTAATTTCACTGTATTAAAAGACAAATGGCAGTATAAAATCCTTGAAAGTGAGACCGTTTCGTATAACGACGATTGGTTAAACAAATTGAGAACGGCTGTTGATTTTTCGAAAGCTGAATTAAAGCAATTGAATCAAGACTACACGATTCTTTTGGGGAATATCATTAAGGATTTTATCAACAAACACAAAATCACCCATCTCGATGCGGTTTGCAGTCATGGACACACCGTTCTGCACCAACCACAAAACGGCTACACTTTACAGATTGGAAATCTAAAAGAAATGGCGAAAATCGTAGGCGAAACGATCGTTTGTGATTTCCGGGTACAAGATGTTAAATTGGGTGGACAAGGCGCTCCACTAGTGCCTATTGGTGACCGAATTCTATTTTCTGAATATGATTATTGTTTGAATTTAGGAGGTTTTTCGAATGTGTCTTTTGAACAAGACGGAAAACGAATCGCTTTTGACATTTCGCCGGTGAATACAGTTTTGAATTTTTACGCTAATAAATTAGGTTTAGCTTATGACGACAAAGGCAATATCGCTCGTTCGGGAGAAACTGATATGACATTATTGGAAGAATTAGACAACTTGTCTTATTACCAAAAACCATATCCAAAATCTTTAGGTTTTGAATTTGTCAAATCGATTGTATTGCCATTAATGGAAAGTTACGACATTAGTCTTGAAGACAAAATGCACACTTTTATCAAACACATTGCCAAACAAACTGCTTTCGCTTTACCGGAAAGAAAAGGCAAAATGCTCGTTACCGGCGGTGGTGCTTACAATACTTTTCTGTTAGAAAGCATGCAAGATTATTTGCCTGAATTGTCACTCATCGTTCCAGATGCTAAAACTTTAGAGTATAAAGAAGCATTGATTTTTGGATTACTTGGCGTGTTGAAATTGCGCAAGGAGATTAATGTATTGAGTAGTGTTACCGGTGCGAAGAAGGATCATTCATCGGGCTCTATTTTCACTTGA
- a CDS encoding folylpolyglutamate synthase/dihydrofolate synthase family protein, with translation MTYKETLDWMFNKLPMYQTQGATAYRKDITNTVLLANHLGNPEKLLKCIHVAGTNGKGSTSHLLASVLQEAGYKVGLYTSPHLKDYRERITINGQPISEEYVCDFINTNKSFFEANELSFFEMSVGLAFDYFVAAKTDINIIEVGMGGRLDSTNIITPLVSVITNIGLDHTQFLGDTLKAIASEKAGIIKPNIPVVIGEYVIETKPVFEAKANETHSEIYFASDLVQEDYPSALLGDYQFHNKKTVLQTLKVLQNKQLLSVSEEAIKNGFLNVIKNTNLQGRWQQLGENPKIICDTAHNAHGLSIVLNQLKKEKFDNLHIVLGVVNDKNLEEILPLFPKKAKYYFCKPNIPRGLEAEILAARAENFGLIGEIYNSVSNAYANATKKATPDDFIYVGGSTFVVAEIL, from the coding sequence ATGACTTATAAAGAGACACTTGATTGGATGTTTAATAAGTTACCGATGTACCAAACCCAAGGCGCAACGGCTTATCGAAAAGACATCACCAACACGGTTTTATTAGCCAATCATTTAGGCAATCCCGAAAAGCTTTTAAAATGCATACACGTAGCCGGAACCAATGGCAAAGGCTCAACATCTCACCTGCTCGCTTCCGTTCTTCAAGAAGCCGGATATAAAGTTGGGTTGTATACTTCACCACATCTAAAAGATTACCGTGAGCGAATTACCATTAATGGGCAACCAATATCAGAAGAGTATGTTTGTGACTTTATCAACACAAATAAGTCATTTTTTGAAGCCAATGAATTGAGCTTTTTTGAAATGAGTGTTGGATTGGCTTTTGACTATTTTGTGGCAGCAAAAACAGACATTAACATTATTGAAGTGGGTATGGGCGGAAGACTGGATTCTACTAATATCATCACGCCGTTAGTTTCTGTGATTACCAACATAGGATTAGACCATACTCAGTTTTTAGGAGACACGCTCAAAGCGATTGCTTCTGAAAAAGCCGGCATTATCAAACCAAATATTCCTGTGGTTATTGGGGAATATGTAATCGAAACCAAACCGGTTTTTGAAGCTAAAGCAAATGAAACGCATTCCGAAATTTACTTTGCTTCCGATTTGGTTCAGGAAGATTATCCTTCGGCTTTGTTAGGCGATTATCAGTTTCACAATAAAAAAACGGTTTTACAAACTTTGAAAGTATTGCAGAACAAACAACTCCTTTCCGTTTCGGAAGAAGCAATCAAGAATGGTTTTTTAAATGTGATTAAAAACACCAATCTTCAAGGGCGTTGGCAGCAATTGGGCGAAAACCCTAAAATAATTTGCGACACAGCACACAATGCTCATGGTTTATCAATTGTTTTAAACCAATTAAAAAAAGAAAAATTTGATAATTTGCACATCGTTCTTGGTGTCGTGAATGATAAAAATTTAGAAGAAATTCTACCCTTATTCCCCAAAAAGGCAAAATATTATTTCTGCAAACCAAATATTCCACGAGGACTAGAAGCTGAGATTTTGGCAGCAAGAGCCGAAAATTTTGGACTTATAGGCGAAATATATAATTCTGTTTCAAATGCTTATGCGAATGCTACAAAAAAAGCAACACCTGATGACTTTATTTATGTAGGCGGAAGCACCTTTGTAGTTGCAGAAATTTTGTAA
- a CDS encoding site-specific integrase translates to MKEKITLHFYLRSKKAVATGLLPLYVRLTVDGERLEFSSKKLIEKSKWSEDLSKMKGNSEEARSINSYLDSMKAHVTNIEIMLTHKRESVNIDNFRKHLFGQTDRDRMLIPIYQAHNDKIKGLLGNGYAPGTLERFKISLKHLEEFLIWKYDIKDIAISKIDFAMITEFDFYLRSEKNCNNNTAVKYVRNFRKIIKICLNNDWLEKDPFVKYDGKMKEVETEFLTEEEIKDIYSKKFRTPRLELVRDIFIFCCFTGLAYVDVKGLNRDHIGIGIDGQKWIFKNRQKTDTKSKIPLLPIPEELIKKYANHPKCLNEDRVLPVLSNQKMNGYLKEIGDLCQITKEITFHMARHTFATSVTLTNGVPIESVSKMLGHKNIQTTQHYARVLDKKVSEDMQNLRAKFAIPNTSFASNG, encoded by the coding sequence ATGAAAGAAAAAATCACTTTGCATTTTTACTTAAGAAGTAAAAAAGCTGTTGCCACAGGACTATTACCTCTTTATGTCCGACTTACCGTAGATGGCGAACGTCTGGAATTCAGTTCCAAAAAACTCATTGAAAAATCCAAATGGTCTGAAGACCTGTCGAAAATGAAAGGCAACTCCGAAGAAGCCCGTTCAATAAATAGCTATCTCGATTCGATGAAAGCACACGTCACAAACATCGAGATCATGCTAACGCATAAACGGGAATCTGTAAATATTGACAACTTTAGGAAGCACCTCTTTGGCCAAACAGATCGCGACAGAATGCTTATTCCAATTTACCAAGCGCATAACGATAAGATCAAAGGGCTGCTTGGAAATGGCTACGCACCTGGAACGCTTGAACGTTTTAAGATTTCACTAAAACATCTTGAAGAATTCCTAATTTGGAAATACGATATTAAGGATATTGCCATTTCTAAAATCGACTTTGCGATGATCACTGAATTTGATTTCTATTTAAGAAGTGAAAAAAACTGCAATAACAACACAGCTGTTAAATACGTGCGAAACTTCAGGAAGATTATAAAGATTTGTCTCAATAATGACTGGCTAGAAAAAGACCCATTCGTCAAGTATGATGGAAAAATGAAAGAAGTTGAGACCGAATTTTTAACCGAGGAAGAAATCAAAGACATTTACTCAAAGAAATTCCGTACACCAAGATTGGAACTTGTGCGGGACATTTTTATTTTCTGCTGCTTTACTGGTCTTGCTTACGTCGATGTCAAAGGACTTAACCGGGATCATATAGGAATTGGTATCGATGGACAAAAATGGATATTTAAAAACCGTCAAAAGACTGACACAAAATCCAAAATTCCATTGTTGCCAATTCCTGAAGAACTTATTAAAAAGTATGCTAACCATCCAAAGTGTTTAAATGAAGATAGAGTTTTACCAGTATTAAGCAATCAGAAAATGAATGGGTATTTAAAAGAAATTGGTGACTTATGTCAAATCACAAAGGAGATTACTTTTCACATGGCCCGACACACTTTTGCGACCTCTGTAACTTTGACTAATGGAGTTCCTATCGAAAGTGTTAGTAAAATGCTAGGTCATAAAAATATTCAGACCACTCAGCATTACGCTAGAGTTCTTGATAAGAAAGTAAGTGAAGATATGCAGAACCTAAGAGCAAAGTTTGCAATACCTAATACGTCATTCGCCTCAAACGGATAA
- a CDS encoding RteC domain-containing protein, protein MKVFTSKLLAELEEHLIKIDLHKTGTIQSAENAINVTIVILEKLKTFSISHTFENKGDEINFFKIIKPQFVSRLIYYNEIHNIESNKPFGANRHLRKYFNAELDKLKVYFNENLDFYKYFRTGNTVLDKKYFLRGRYDIKLTLDSSYFQADNRFTTSHDFKVAKIIANDQIKVYLENEVAKLDAKPEPYKISERHIQKWTGSKIALIELIYALHAEGVFNNGTTDLKETAKFFEETFDIDLGQFHRTFFEMRARKSERTKFLNSLRDTLVRRMDEVDENV, encoded by the coding sequence ATGAAAGTATTTACGTCGAAGCTGCTTGCAGAATTAGAGGAACATTTGATCAAGATTGATTTGCATAAAACGGGCACAATTCAATCAGCCGAAAATGCCATCAATGTAACAATTGTTATTCTCGAAAAACTAAAGACGTTTTCAATTAGCCATACTTTCGAAAATAAAGGTGACGAAATTAATTTCTTTAAAATAATTAAACCGCAGTTCGTAAGCCGATTGATTTATTATAACGAAATTCACAATATTGAAAGCAATAAGCCTTTTGGCGCCAATCGCCATCTGCGAAAATACTTCAATGCTGAACTAGATAAGCTGAAAGTCTACTTTAATGAAAATTTGGATTTTTACAAATATTTCCGCACCGGAAACACAGTGCTCGACAAAAAGTATTTTCTCCGTGGCCGTTATGATATTAAACTTACTCTCGATAGTTCTTATTTTCAAGCGGACAATCGGTTTACAACTTCGCACGATTTTAAAGTGGCCAAGATTATCGCGAATGATCAGATCAAAGTTTATTTGGAGAATGAAGTGGCCAAACTGGATGCGAAGCCGGAACCTTATAAGATTTCGGAACGACATATTCAAAAATGGACAGGTTCAAAGATTGCCTTGATTGAATTGATTTATGCGCTGCACGCGGAAGGCGTTTTTAATAATGGCACCACTGATCTAAAAGAAACTGCTAAATTTTTTGAAGAAACTTTTGATATTGATTTGGGGCAATTCCATAGAACGTTTTTTGAAATGAGGGCGCGGAAGTCGGAGAGGACAAAGTTTTTGAATTCTTTGAGAGATACTTTGGTTAGGAGAATGGATGAGGTTGATGAAAACGTGTAA